GTGGAATGAAAATAGTCTCCTGATATTTTATATTTGGTAACGTACAACATATTGCTCTCATTGAATACTTGATTTAATGAAGTTTTTTTAACAGTAATATTTGTAAAGCTCTCTTCACCTTGTTCAAAAAAATATTGGAAGTCGTCATAAAATCTTGAAGGATACGAATTAAAGTTTGAATCTTTAGCGAAATACTCTTCCACTATTTTTTCTTTTTCTGCTATTATTTTCTTCTCTACATGCTCATCACTTGAGAAGTTTTTTTGAATATCTTCTAATTTGGTATCTCTTTCAGCAATTACTTCTTTTGGATCCTCACTAGAATCACCATCCTCTGCCAATTGAATTCTCTCTTCATATTGATAGCGAATGTTATCAAGCTGAGCGTCCAATGAACCATATTCATATCGATGTTCTTCTATTTCTTCCCTCGTAACCGTAATCTTTTCTTTTACACTTTCCACTGATATGTTTCCAAGCTCATTTGCAAGCAAATAATTGGCATATTCTTGTAACTCATTCTGAAATTCTTCTGTCTTAAAATAACTTTTCTGATTAAACCTATCTAAATTGTAAATAAAATAAAAGCTTCCACTTAACGCACAAACAAAAACTAGTGCCATTAAAACAGCTATTACTCTATTTCTCCATCTTGTACCCAATCCCCCATACCACCTTTAAATATCTTGGATTTTTTGGATCTATCTCTATCTTCTCTCTAATTTTCCGAATATGGACCGCTACAGTATTTTCCGCATTGTAGCCAGGCTCTTTCCATACCCGCTCGTATATATCATTGATGGAAAATACCCGTCCGGCATTGGTCATCAACAGTTCTACTATTTTATATTCAATCGGCGTCAACTTGACAGGATCTCCCTGAACCGTTACTTCCTTCGATTCCTTATCAATGGTCAGTCCGTTCAAATCAATAACTTTCTTGATTCCTTCAAACGTTCCAAGTGTGACATACCTCCTGAGCTGAGATTTCACTCTCGCGACAAGCTCCATCGGATTAAAAGGCTTTGTTACGTAATCATCAGCTCCCACTTGCAAGCCAAGGATTTTATCGGTATCCTCACTTTTTGCGCTTAAAATTATGATTGGAATGTTCTTCTCCTCGCGAATTCTGTGCGTCGCAGATATCCCATCAAGCCTTGGCATCATCACATCTAGTAAAATTAGGTGCACTTCATTTTCATGAAGGATTTCTAACGCTTCCACCCCATCTTGAGCCTTTAAGACCTTCACACCTTCATTTTTCAAATAGATTTCAATCGCATCTCTTATTTCTTTCTCATCATCCACTACCAACACTGTATAGTTCGCCATCTCTCACCCTTCTCCCACTTACCATTCTTTCTCTATGTACACATCATATATGGTAAATCTTAAGTATTATTGAAGTATTTTCTTAAGAATTTCTTAAGTTACTAACCTATTAT
This window of the Sutcliffiella horikoshii genome carries:
- a CDS encoding response regulator transcription factor gives rise to the protein MANYTVLVVDDEKEIRDAIEIYLKNEGVKVLKAQDGVEALEILHENEVHLILLDVMMPRLDGISATHRIREEKNIPIIILSAKSEDTDKILGLQVGADDYVTKPFNPMELVARVKSQLRRYVTLGTFEGIKKVIDLNGLTIDKESKEVTVQGDPVKLTPIEYKIVELLMTNAGRVFSINDIYERVWKEPGYNAENTVAVHIRKIREKIEIDPKNPRYLKVVWGIGYKMEK